A single Vigna radiata var. radiata cultivar VC1973A chromosome 8, Vradiata_ver6, whole genome shotgun sequence DNA region contains:
- the LOC106772357 gene encoding zinc finger CCCH domain-containing protein 30: MNHLTIETEDSFASLLELAANNDVEGFKRMIERDPSCVDEVGLWYSRQKGSRRMVNELRTPLMVAATYGSIDVLDLILSLSGYDINKPCGLDKSTALHCAASGGAENAVDVVILLLAAGADPNSVDGNGHRPVDVIVVPPKHETIRNSLEALLQTDDSIAVCNLRVITAPSNAYSPPLSTSPENGSPSAPDFQLKSKLNDGFVSSASEKKEYPVDPSLPDIKNSIYSTDEFRMYSFKVRPCSRAYSHDWTECPFVHPGENARRRDPRKYHYSCVPCPDFRKGACRRGDMCEYAHGVFECWLHPAQYRTRLCKDGTSCSRRVCFFAHTAEELRPLYVSTGSAVPSPRSSTSSAMEFAAAMNMLPGSPSSMSVMSPSPFTPPMSPSANGMSHSSVGWPQPNVPALHLPGSNLHSSRLRSSFNARDIPMDEFDMLPEYDAQQQQQLLNEFSCLSKQPNAMNRSGRIKTLTPSNLDDLFSSESSSPRFADPALASAVFSPTHKSAILNQFQQQQSLLSPVNTNFSSKNVENPLLQAASFGVQTSGRMSPRNVEPISPMSSRISVLAQREKQQQFRSLSSRELGSNSATVAAAAAGSPVNSWSKWGPSNGTLDWAVNADELRKHRRSSSFEHGNNSEEPDFSWVQSLVKESPTEIKENSTATVSSGAAAGSSSEVSNMSTQMDSVDHAVLGAWLEQMQLDLVAQQN; this comes from the coding sequence ATGAACCACTTGACCATTGAGACGGAGGATTCTTTTGCAAGCTTGCTTGAGCTTGCTGCTAACAATGATGTTGAAGGTTTTAAACGAATGATTGAGAGGGATCCTTCCTGTGTAGACGAGGTAGGACTATGGTACAGTCGGCAGAAGGGATCTAGGCGGATGGTCAATGAGCTCAGAACCCCATTGATGGTTGCTGCTACTTACGGGAGCATTGATGTTTTGGATCTGATTCTCTCACTTTCTGGTTATGATATTAATAAACCTTGTGGCCTTGACAAAAGCACTGCTCTTCACTGTGCCGCTTCAGGCGGTGCTGAAAATGCTGTTGATGTTGTTATATTGCTTTTAGCAGCCGGGGCTGATCCAAACTCTGTTGATGGAAATGGTCATCGTCCAGTTGATGTCATTGTTGTTCCTCCCAAGCATGAAACTATTAGAAACAGTCTTGAAGCACTTCTTCAAACTGATGACTCCATTGCAGTGTGTAACCTCAGGGTGATCACAGCCCCATCAAATGCATATTCTCCACCATTGTCAACTTCACCAGAGAATGGCTCTCCTTCTGCACCAGATTTCCAATTGAAGTCAAAGTTAAATGATGGCTTTGTTTCTTCTGCATCAGAGAAGAAAGAATATCCCGTTGATCCATCCCTTCCTGACATCAAAAATAGCATATATTCAACAGATGAATTCCGGATGTATTCTTTCAAAGTTCGACCTTGTTCACGTGCTTATTCACATGATTGGACAGAATGCCCTTTTGTTCATCCTGGGGAGAATGCTCGGAGAAGGGACCCAAGAAAGTACCACTACAGCTGTGTCCCTTGTCCTGATTTTCGGAAGGGTGCTTGCCGACGAGGAGATATGTGTGAATATGCTCATGGAGTTTTTGAGTGTTGGCTGCATCCAGCACAGTATCGTACTCGTCTTTGCAAAGATGGGACAAGTTGCTCCAGAAGAGTTTGCTTTTTTGCTCACACTGCTGAGGAGCTTCGGCCATTATATGTTTCAACTGGTTCTGCTGTACCATCTCCTCGTTCAAGCACATCTTCTGCTATGGAATTCGCGGCAGCTATGAACATGTTACCTGGCTCTCCTTCCTCAATGTCTGTCATGTCTCCTTCACCATTCACCCCACCCATGTCACCCTCTGCCAATGGCATGTCACACTCTTCCGTTGGCTGGCCCCAGCCAAATGTCCCTGCCTTGCATCTTCCAGGAAGCAATCTTCATTCCAGTCGATTGAGATCTTCATTCAATGCCAGAGATATTCCTATGGATGAGTTTGACATGTTGCCTGAGTACGATGCTCAGCAGCAGCAACAGCTACTTAACGAGTTCTCTTGCCTCTCTAAACAGCCTAATGCCATGAACCGCTCCGGCCGCATTAAAACACTGACCCCTTCAAATCTTGATGACCTATTTTCTTCTGAGAGTTCATCACCTCGGTTTGCTGATCCAGCATTGGCTTCGGCTGTTTTTTCTCCAACACATAAATCAGCTATTCTTAATCAATTTCAGCAGCAGCAAAGCTTGCTGTCGCCTGTGAACAcaaatttttcttctaaaaatgtTGAGAATCCTTTATTGCAGGCTGCCTCATTTGGGGTTCAAACATCTGGTAGGATGTCTCCTAGGAATGTGGAACCTATTTCTCCAATGAGCTCTCGGATTTCTGTGCTAGCTCAACGTGAGAAGCAGCAACAATTCCGGAGTCTTAGCTCAAGGGAACTTGGCTCCAACTCTGCTACTGTTGCTGCAGCTGCTGCTGGGTCCCCAGTGAATTCTTGGTCAAAATGGGGACCCTCGAATGGTACATTGGATTGGGCTGTCAACGCTGATGAGTTAAGGAAACATCGTAGATCATCTTCGTTTGAGCATGGGAATAATAGCGAGGAGCCTGATTTCTCATGGGTGCAGTCACTTGTTAAAGAATCTCCAACTGAGATTAAGGAGAACTCAACTGCAACTGTCTCAAGTGGTGCAGCAGCTGGATCCTCCAGTGAGGTATCAAATATGAGCACACAAATGGACTCTGTTGATCATGCTGTGTTAGGAGCATGGCTTGAACAAATGCAGCTCGATCTTGTGGCTCAGCAAAACTAA